Proteins co-encoded in one Nitratireductor kimnyeongensis genomic window:
- a CDS encoding GumC family protein, producing MVVQEIRKLTGTEMASKDNGRHEDYISFRDIWAFLQRHFLVLALASTAGVALGALYIANTEPTYTSIARIVIDREQARIASQDASTGTIIIETAEIASEVEIVKSEAIARSVIKQLNLTEDPEIQTSSSWRSAVRGALGAILSLFDPATEDGAEAAGEPSEEEVMRRTMAGFLGRVSVRRVGQSYVLEIGYTSTNPVKAARAANAIANTYMQSSLDAKSQIIARGAQWIEDRLVEIGRQAQEAALSAEQYRNSNDISQVGSAGIDQQQLSEISSQLLAAQTATAGEAARLATINRILAGDLPDSYVGEALSNTEINRLRADLGVARKRLETLQTRYGTESEPTLAAKSEIARLESQINTELVRIQGVYRSNLDTAQAREGLLKKQLDAIKGNVTEKNLARVQLTELESRATTYRRMYESVLQQLITTLQKQSFPIGDARMVAAATPPLAKIWPKTTLIIPMALMLGFAGGLGLAGLRDLLDRRISSGERLSRELGLPTLGHVPFTRFQVSGSKGALRFVLDAPYSGFSEALRGVKSSIDAAFPSGGPIVVGLTSVSGDEGKSTIAANLGQLYANEGLRVVLVDANFRNPFLSLQAANSGTKAGLAVYQGDEIPEHAQSEKRKKDKLMQMEDGLILPVLTVEQIRKAAHPGHRFGHLPALKKKIEELRQDYDVIIVDLSTFATSADTRAASAHLDGILLVLGNRRKMTVEWLASALATFGKSRVGILGVVFNKRKTRRWLHPMGRKRREAGGRHAI from the coding sequence ATGGTGGTGCAGGAAATCAGGAAGCTGACAGGGACGGAGATGGCGTCCAAGGACAATGGACGGCATGAGGACTACATTTCCTTTCGCGATATCTGGGCATTCCTGCAGAGGCATTTTCTGGTTCTCGCCCTGGCGTCGACCGCCGGCGTGGCGCTTGGCGCGCTCTACATCGCAAACACAGAACCCACATACACTTCGATCGCTCGCATCGTCATCGACCGTGAACAGGCGCGAATTGCCTCTCAAGACGCGTCTACAGGTACGATTATCATCGAAACCGCCGAAATTGCCAGTGAGGTCGAAATCGTCAAATCGGAGGCGATCGCCCGCTCGGTGATCAAGCAGCTCAACCTGACGGAAGACCCGGAAATCCAGACGAGCAGCTCCTGGAGATCGGCCGTGCGCGGCGCGCTTGGTGCAATACTCTCCCTATTCGACCCGGCGACAGAGGACGGAGCGGAGGCCGCGGGTGAGCCAAGCGAAGAAGAAGTCATGCGACGCACCATGGCGGGGTTTCTGGGACGCGTGTCGGTGCGACGTGTGGGGCAATCCTATGTTCTTGAAATCGGTTACACCTCCACCAACCCGGTGAAAGCGGCGCGTGCGGCCAACGCCATCGCCAACACCTACATGCAGTCGAGCCTCGACGCCAAATCGCAGATCATTGCGCGCGGCGCGCAATGGATCGAGGATCGGCTGGTGGAGATCGGACGACAGGCACAAGAAGCCGCTCTCAGTGCAGAGCAATACAGGAACAGCAACGACATTTCCCAGGTCGGCTCCGCAGGCATCGACCAGCAACAGTTGTCCGAGATTAGCAGCCAGCTGCTGGCAGCGCAGACCGCGACCGCAGGCGAGGCGGCACGGCTTGCCACCATCAACCGCATTCTGGCCGGAGACCTGCCCGATAGCTATGTGGGGGAGGCGCTGAGCAACACCGAAATCAACCGGCTGAGAGCGGATCTGGGCGTAGCGCGCAAGCGACTGGAGACGTTGCAGACACGCTATGGTACCGAGAGTGAACCCACCTTGGCAGCAAAGTCAGAAATCGCGCGGCTGGAATCCCAGATCAACACCGAACTGGTGCGCATTCAGGGCGTCTACAGGTCCAACCTCGACACGGCACAGGCGCGCGAAGGACTGCTGAAGAAGCAACTCGATGCGATCAAGGGCAATGTCACGGAAAAAAATCTCGCACGAGTCCAGCTCACCGAGCTCGAAAGCCGGGCGACCACCTATCGGCGCATGTATGAAAGCGTCCTTCAACAATTGATCACAACACTGCAGAAGCAGTCCTTTCCCATTGGCGATGCCCGCATGGTTGCGGCGGCTACGCCTCCACTGGCCAAGATCTGGCCGAAAACCACACTCATCATCCCCATGGCTCTGATGCTCGGTTTTGCCGGCGGTCTGGGACTTGCCGGACTGCGCGACTTGCTCGACCGTCGCATCAGCTCGGGTGAACGTCTGAGCCGTGAACTTGGGCTGCCGACCCTAGGCCATGTTCCCTTCACGCGCTTTCAGGTGTCGGGCAGCAAAGGTGCCCTGCGGTTCGTGCTCGATGCACCCTATTCCGGTTTCTCTGAGGCCCTGCGCGGCGTGAAGAGTTCCATTGATGCGGCGTTTCCTTCGGGCGGACCAATCGTCGTGGGGCTCACTTCAGTCAGCGGCGACGAAGGAAAAAGCACGATTGCGGCCAATCTGGGCCAACTTTACGCAAATGAGGGGCTACGTGTGGTTCTGGTCGATGCAAATTTCAGGAACCCGTTCTTGAGTTTGCAGGCGGCCAATTCAGGAACAAAGGCTGGTCTTGCTGTCTATCAGGGTGACGAAATTCCCGAGCACGCACAATCTGAGAAACGAAAGAAAGACAAGCTGATGCAGATGGAGGATGGGTTGATCCTCCCGGTGCTCACCGTGGAGCAGATCCGGAAAGCCGCACATCCGGGCCATCGCTTTGGGCATCTACCGGCCCTGAAGAAAAAGATCGAGGAACTGCGCCAGGATTACGACGTCATCATCGTCGACCTGTCGACCTTTGCCACCTCAGCCGACACCCGGGCGGCCAGCGCCCATCTCGACGGTATCCTCTTGGTTCTGGGGAACCGGCGCAAGATGACTGTCGAATGGCTGGCAAGCGCGCTCGCAACATTCGGAAAGTCCCGCGTTGGCATTCTGGGGGTCGTCTTCAACAAGCGCAAAACCCGACGGTGGTTGCATCCTATGGGCAGAAAAAGGCGCGAAGCAGGAGGCCGGCATGCAATTTGA
- a CDS encoding oligosaccharide flippase family protein, whose protein sequence is MKADHKPPQADTQSGGFLGLSISTLLGGGVWVMIARLFTQIAQLAGFVAAARFLSPEEFGFFAFVSAIAFLLVVVSEGGWAEFIMRADHGEQHLPQLATIALVSGASFTIMGFLVSLSIGWLWFSTWQTWLFLLFSLWFIPAAVNTVYDGTLVHRNLLNRQAVIRIVAEAAGLAVTLFGLWVGWNILALVVGRLVTHFLALAGGIRVIGWIKPAWPNRMVLGEVLHFARYIVSVRFIVFGRSYSGTLAVGALLSLADAGYYRAAERIVAAFSELVGEPARMLAWVIFRRAAGQAVDNRGGDPVSRAGNLFLPVLFAVAAPVYVGLILVAPNLVDTALGATWAPVALVVKILAVRQLLSFQGYVTEPLLSVRGEVQRLWPLSLMISVASIGMMLVLAPFGLVYAAVGQCVAAGFAGVLAIWFQSRYGKLNWPRITANSGLIALAAAVMFVGVSSIAHWPIELQLPAYSQLAVQVLVGALIYLGVLYASWRWTGWLKSGH, encoded by the coding sequence GTGAAAGCGGATCACAAACCACCGCAAGCTGATACACAATCGGGTGGATTTCTCGGGCTGTCGATCTCGACACTCCTGGGCGGGGGCGTGTGGGTCATGATCGCGCGGCTGTTTACGCAGATCGCGCAACTGGCGGGGTTTGTAGCCGCTGCGCGGTTCTTGTCTCCTGAGGAGTTTGGGTTCTTCGCCTTTGTTTCCGCCATTGCCTTTCTGCTCGTGGTGGTGAGCGAAGGCGGCTGGGCAGAATTCATCATGCGCGCTGATCACGGCGAGCAACACCTGCCGCAACTCGCCACCATCGCGCTCGTCAGCGGCGCTAGCTTCACCATCATGGGTTTTCTGGTTTCACTGTCGATCGGTTGGTTGTGGTTCTCAACGTGGCAGACTTGGCTCTTCCTTCTGTTTTCCCTCTGGTTCATCCCGGCAGCAGTCAACACGGTCTATGATGGCACGCTGGTCCACAGAAATCTGCTAAACCGGCAGGCCGTAATCCGGATCGTGGCTGAAGCGGCAGGACTAGCTGTCACCCTCTTCGGCCTCTGGGTTGGCTGGAATATCCTGGCCCTGGTGGTGGGACGTCTCGTCACGCATTTTCTCGCTCTGGCGGGTGGTATTCGGGTTATTGGCTGGATCAAGCCTGCATGGCCCAATCGGATGGTACTGGGCGAAGTGCTCCATTTTGCGCGTTACATCGTCAGCGTCCGCTTTATTGTTTTCGGGCGCTCCTATTCGGGCACGCTGGCCGTCGGTGCGCTGCTCAGTCTGGCAGATGCAGGCTATTACCGGGCTGCAGAACGCATTGTTGCCGCCTTCTCCGAACTGGTCGGCGAGCCTGCGCGCATGCTCGCATGGGTCATATTCCGACGGGCCGCTGGTCAGGCGGTCGACAACCGAGGGGGGGATCCGGTCAGCCGGGCGGGAAACCTGTTCCTTCCGGTCCTGTTTGCTGTCGCCGCTCCGGTTTATGTGGGTCTGATACTCGTGGCACCCAATCTGGTGGACACCGCGCTTGGAGCCACCTGGGCGCCGGTGGCGCTTGTCGTAAAAATTCTTGCGGTCCGCCAGCTCTTGTCTTTCCAGGGATATGTCACCGAGCCGCTTCTGTCGGTCCGTGGAGAGGTGCAGCGTCTATGGCCGCTCTCTTTGATGATCAGCGTGGCTTCCATCGGCATGATGCTGGTTCTGGCGCCCTTCGGCCTTGTCTACGCAGCCGTTGGGCAGTGCGTGGCGGCGGGGTTTGCGGGCGTGCTGGCGATCTGGTTCCAGTCCCGCTACGGAAAGCTCAACTGGCCGCGCATCACGGCCAATAGCGGGCTGATCGCGCTTGCGGCCGCGGTCATGTTTGTCGGTGTCTCATCGATTGCTCATTGGCCGATCGAGCTCCAACTGCCTGCGTATTCCCAGCTTGCGGTGCAGGTTTTGGTGGGAGCGCTGATCTATCTGGGCGTTCTTTACGCCAGCTGGAGGTGGACCGGCTGGCTGAAATCCGGACACTGA
- a CDS encoding glycosyltransferase family 2 protein: MQFERSLGPTDLRIAVGIATTGRRSILHSVVPHLLDQTRPADSIVICAANLEDVDPEAMAAQISRTRIVFAERGLCRQRNRILESVEDADILLFLDDDFLLAPSYLEETAQIFRRYPDVVMSTGTVDADGILGPGIPLEDGLRLIGTCSKSASAGREKPVYSGYGCNMAVRLSTVRGYGLRFDENLPLYGWLEDVDFSRQLARYGRIVSSGRLHGVHLGTKSGRTSGLRLGYSQIANPVYLMGKKTMSPRHAAPQIMRNLVANAVKIVWPEPWVDRRGRLLGNMRAVRDLLRGRLSPQNVNVLE, from the coding sequence ATGCAATTTGAACGCTCTCTAGGTCCGACCGATCTCCGCATCGCCGTTGGCATTGCCACCACTGGGCGCAGGTCAATACTTCATTCCGTGGTGCCGCACCTGCTGGACCAGACGCGTCCAGCCGACAGCATTGTCATATGTGCTGCAAACCTCGAGGACGTGGATCCCGAGGCAATGGCCGCTCAAATTTCCCGCACGCGCATCGTTTTCGCCGAACGTGGGCTCTGCCGACAGCGAAATCGGATTCTCGAAAGCGTGGAAGACGCCGACATTCTTCTCTTTCTCGATGACGACTTCCTCTTGGCTCCCAGTTACCTGGAAGAGACCGCGCAAATTTTCCGACGCTACCCCGATGTCGTCATGAGCACGGGCACGGTCGATGCGGATGGTATTTTGGGGCCGGGGATCCCGCTTGAAGATGGATTGCGTCTTATTGGTACGTGTTCAAAATCAGCCTCTGCCGGCCGCGAGAAGCCAGTCTATAGCGGCTACGGTTGCAACATGGCGGTGCGCCTGTCGACTGTCCGCGGATATGGTCTGCGCTTCGACGAAAATCTGCCGCTCTATGGTTGGCTGGAGGACGTGGATTTCAGCCGTCAGCTTGCACGATATGGCCGCATTGTGAGTTCGGGCCGCCTCCACGGTGTCCACCTGGGTACAAAGTCCGGGCGGACCTCGGGCCTCAGGCTGGGATATTCGCAGATAGCCAATCCGGTCTATCTCATGGGCAAAAAGACGATGAGCCCGCGTCATGCCGCCCCGCAAATCATGCGCAATCTCGTTGCCAACGCTGTGAAGATTGTCTGGCCCGAACCCTGGGTGGATCGGCGAGGCCGGCTTCTGGGCAATATGCGGGCCGTGAGGGACCTGCTGCGCGGCCGTCTCTCCCCCCAGAACGTCAACGTCTTGGAATAG
- a CDS encoding GMC oxidoreductase: MSILDLRSVPPGTRFDADLALVGAGPAGLTLAREFAHTRLKILLVESGGVEFDPEVQLLNRVENIGDPKTRNAMPLQRGYTGDLAWLNDIPAFELRNRIVGGSTHTWIGKCAAFDELDFDARQWVPDSGWPLQRRDLMDVLDRAANLLNLGPNIYDKALYRRLKSPPADIDLNDNLLRTFFWQFSHKPKSSEPLRFGELAAGLEAVNVDVLTHASVTRIGLCESGRKVETLNVKSLSGVDAVIRAPAIVLCGGGIENARMLLASTDVAAKGIGNDHDCVGRYLADHPRTVIARFGKDTLQDVTEQFGFYGLSHNRRTHFYLRGLALSPRLQMREGLLNCATYPVQVLAPNDPWLALKRFYSGSRRFRLDDLRTALAAPGGLAAGLHSRLVMKRGLPRQLTELRFDAMAEQRPNRESRLTLSSQRDRLGVPLARVDWRIGWAEAASLARLAELISAEFWRVGLPQPKLEPWVLDEDFKNAPFSDMAHPACTTRMGHDPKTSVVDPNAKIHGIDGLYVAGSSVFPTPGHANPTLMIIAMTLRLADHLKTRLLA; this comes from the coding sequence GTGTCCATTCTAGATTTGCGCAGCGTGCCACCCGGCACACGGTTCGACGCTGATCTCGCCCTTGTCGGGGCAGGTCCAGCCGGGCTGACGCTTGCGCGGGAATTTGCCCACACACGTCTCAAGATTCTTCTGGTTGAAAGCGGCGGCGTGGAGTTCGATCCCGAGGTTCAGCTTCTCAATCGGGTGGAGAATATCGGCGATCCGAAAACGCGCAACGCCATGCCACTGCAGCGAGGCTACACGGGCGATCTCGCCTGGCTCAATGACATCCCCGCCTTCGAGCTCCGCAACCGCATTGTCGGCGGCAGCACACACACCTGGATCGGTAAATGTGCCGCATTCGACGAGCTCGACTTTGACGCCCGCCAGTGGGTTCCCGATTCCGGCTGGCCTCTGCAGCGGCGTGATCTGATGGATGTGCTCGACCGGGCGGCAAACCTGCTCAATCTCGGCCCTAACATTTATGACAAGGCGCTTTACCGTCGACTGAAATCACCGCCGGCGGACATCGATCTCAACGACAATCTGCTGCGCACTTTCTTCTGGCAATTCAGCCATAAGCCCAAGAGCAGCGAGCCATTGCGGTTTGGGGAATTGGCCGCTGGGCTGGAGGCAGTAAACGTCGATGTTCTTACGCATGCGAGCGTTACCCGGATCGGATTGTGTGAAAGCGGTCGAAAGGTGGAGACACTCAATGTCAAAAGCCTTTCTGGGGTTGATGCTGTGATCCGGGCGCCGGCGATCGTGCTGTGTGGCGGCGGCATTGAAAATGCGCGCATGCTTCTGGCATCCACGGACGTTGCCGCAAAGGGCATCGGCAACGATCATGACTGCGTGGGCCGGTATCTGGCCGATCATCCACGGACCGTAATCGCCCGTTTTGGCAAAGACACTCTCCAGGACGTCACAGAGCAATTCGGCTTTTACGGGCTCAGTCACAACCGCCGTACGCACTTTTATCTGCGAGGCCTGGCGCTAAGCCCGCGCCTGCAAATGCGCGAGGGCCTGCTCAACTGCGCCACCTATCCGGTGCAGGTGCTTGCGCCGAACGATCCCTGGCTGGCCCTCAAACGATTTTACTCCGGCAGTAGACGGTTTCGGCTCGATGATCTCAGGACCGCGCTCGCCGCCCCCGGTGGGCTGGCAGCGGGCCTGCACAGCCGGCTCGTGATGAAACGGGGTCTGCCGCGCCAGCTTACCGAACTGCGGTTCGACGCCATGGCCGAACAACGGCCCAACAGGGAAAGCCGGCTGACACTTTCATCACAGCGCGATCGGCTGGGCGTACCGCTGGCGCGTGTGGACTGGAGGATCGGCTGGGCGGAAGCTGCCAGTCTCGCGCGGCTCGCCGAGCTCATTTCGGCCGAATTCTGGCGGGTCGGCCTACCTCAGCCCAAACTTGAACCCTGGGTTCTGGACGAGGACTTCAAGAACGCCCCTTTCAGCGATATGGCCCATCCGGCCTGCACTACGCGCATGGGCCACGACCCGAAAACCAGCGTTGTTGATCCCAACGCCAAAATTCACGGTATCGATGGACTTTACGTGGCAGGCAGCTCGGTTTTTCCCACGCCCGGCCACGCCAATCCGACACTGATGATCATTGCCATGACGCTGCGCCTCGCCGATCATCTCAAGACGCGTCTTCTTGCTTAA
- a CDS encoding polysaccharide biosynthesis/export family protein → MKQAKAGFTISFPKARKFVLVALVLTLCIFVSSVAVRAQSEFQLLAQTRVKVAVVEWDEAQGEYREWTALSGEYTVSPAGTVSLPLVGQLSAVGKTSQELAGQIAAALQKKTGLIAPPATTVEVVRYPSVFVTGSVERPGEFEFKPGLNVMQALAMAGGRVRRSDQAGGYSELEQIRYAGEIGRIDLQLLQLAIRRARLETELVEGESVDFDAALQGRPLAGHAAQFVRDEQAIFVARRNAYERQRNALDELGTLFREEIRILGEKMVAQDRQIKIAEEELGNVAQLVKRGTVTKSRETGLERIVADLQSSRLDLAVASMRARQRLSETERDALSLEGSRRTEIGAELQRVNLEIDDLELRRGMTEQLLQATGASILRREDRAFEQQPLRFSILRGVGQKQRVDAFEATGLEPGDVLDVQLDLLRASMPRASLESEMRQAQTR, encoded by the coding sequence ATGAAGCAGGCAAAGGCTGGGTTCACCATTTCCTTCCCCAAAGCACGAAAATTCGTGCTTGTGGCGCTTGTGCTCACCCTGTGCATCTTTGTCAGCAGTGTTGCTGTCCGCGCGCAGAGTGAATTTCAGCTTCTGGCTCAGACGCGGGTCAAGGTCGCCGTGGTGGAATGGGATGAAGCACAGGGAGAATATAGGGAATGGACAGCCCTTAGTGGTGAATACACCGTCTCGCCCGCAGGCACGGTTTCTCTTCCCTTGGTCGGGCAACTCAGTGCGGTTGGCAAAACTTCCCAAGAGCTCGCCGGCCAAATCGCGGCGGCACTCCAGAAGAAGACAGGTCTCATTGCACCGCCAGCCACAACGGTTGAAGTGGTGCGCTATCCGTCGGTGTTCGTCACTGGCAGTGTGGAACGGCCAGGTGAGTTCGAGTTCAAACCTGGACTTAACGTTATGCAGGCGCTGGCGATGGCCGGAGGCCGTGTGCGCAGGTCCGATCAGGCCGGTGGGTACTCCGAGCTCGAGCAAATTCGTTATGCGGGCGAAATTGGTCGTATCGATCTTCAACTCCTTCAGCTCGCGATCCGTAGAGCACGGCTCGAAACGGAACTGGTCGAGGGCGAGAGTGTCGATTTCGATGCAGCCTTGCAGGGACGTCCTCTGGCCGGTCACGCAGCGCAGTTCGTGCGGGACGAGCAGGCGATATTCGTGGCCCGTCGCAACGCCTATGAGCGGCAGCGCAACGCACTCGATGAACTTGGAACACTCTTTCGCGAGGAAATCCGGATTCTCGGCGAGAAAATGGTGGCGCAGGACCGGCAGATCAAAATCGCCGAGGAAGAACTGGGTAATGTCGCTCAACTGGTCAAAAGAGGCACAGTCACGAAATCACGCGAAACCGGGCTTGAGCGCATCGTGGCTGACCTGCAATCCAGCCGGCTTGACCTTGCGGTGGCCTCTATGCGCGCAAGGCAAAGATTGAGTGAAACCGAGCGTGATGCGCTCAGTCTGGAAGGCTCGCGACGCACGGAAATCGGCGCCGAGCTGCAAAGGGTCAATCTGGAAATCGACGACCTGGAACTGCGCCGTGGAATGACGGAGCAGCTTCTTCAGGCAACCGGGGCGTCGATCCTGCGTCGTGAGGACAGGGCGTTCGAGCAGCAGCCGCTGCGGTTCAGCATTCTGCGCGGCGTTGGTCAGAAACAGCGTGTGGACGCGTTTGAAGCGACCGGGCTTGAACCCGGAGACGTCCTGGATGTGCAGCTCGATCTCCTTCGCGCCTCGATGCCACGCGCGTCCCTCGAAAGCGAAATGAGACAGGCGCAGACGCGCTAG
- a CDS encoding sugar transferase yields the protein MLYAYDDSVKQGLDLRKVRHFRSYAVVKRVFDVAFSLLVLVFLFPAIALISLGILISDGRPIFYRQRRIGRDGKPFDCLKFRTMRRDADRLLTELLDQNPILLQEWRACQKLRNDPRIHPIGHFLRMSSLDELPQFVNVLRGEMSVVGPRPIVEDEMVRYGERINDYLLMKPGITGLWQVSGRNDTSYAERVQLDAQYFHDRTTWLDLKIVWRTVGVFLFDRNGC from the coding sequence ATGCTGTACGCATACGATGATTCCGTAAAGCAGGGATTGGATCTGCGGAAAGTCAGGCATTTCCGCTCTTACGCTGTTGTGAAGAGGGTGTTCGATGTGGCGTTCAGCCTTCTCGTGCTCGTCTTTCTTTTCCCGGCCATTGCACTTATTTCTCTTGGAATTCTGATCAGTGACGGGCGACCCATCTTCTATCGGCAAAGACGCATAGGTCGCGACGGAAAGCCGTTCGACTGTTTAAAATTCCGCACCATGCGTCGCGACGCGGATCGCCTGCTTACAGAGCTGTTGGATCAAAATCCGATTCTGCTCCAGGAATGGCGCGCCTGTCAGAAACTGCGCAACGATCCTCGCATTCATCCCATCGGTCATTTTCTGCGAATGTCGAGTCTCGATGAGTTGCCACAATTCGTAAACGTCCTTCGCGGCGAAATGAGTGTGGTTGGCCCGCGTCCGATCGTCGAGGACGAGATGGTGCGCTATGGTGAACGCATAAACGATTATCTCTTGATGAAACCGGGCATCACCGGTCTGTGGCAAGTGTCAGGACGCAACGATACCTCCTATGCAGAACGGGTGCAGCTCGATGCTCAGTATTTTCACGACCGCACGACCTGGCTCGATCTGAAGATTGTCTGGCGCACTGTCGGCGTCTTTCTGTTCGATCGCAATGGGTGTTGA
- a CDS encoding glycosyltransferase family 4 protein, translated as MRPGRVVIINDRSAEIGGASNLSCLAARMLREAGVPVTFFAGDEPAGTAEPETIHVNGKPLVEQGRLSALAGGLYNRNAYKILSGWIARHDRPSTIYHVHGWSKILSPSTFKALIPVRERVVLHAHDYFLACPNGGFINYPASSICTLDPMSLRCLTTQCDKRGYHQKAWRSTRHFLLQRFFALSSRPANIVLVHEQMRGFFKRAGVEDSRMVTIRNPVAPFLSSNTRPHIQRDFFFIGRLESEKGFEDAARAARLAGVPLHVIGEGAGRALLEERYPEVMLHGWCNRAQIADRLRQARCVIVSSRVPEPFGLAALEAVGSGIPVVLPSHALLAAELTEAGAAFTFPTGGIEALAAKLRRLAGDDDLVAEMSENARVCAPHFANTTQSWLSALLDLYADILDGAITARAPTQGRREGTGNQVFGAGGTKSETGADPNAFGHAASQSNDAG; from the coding sequence ATGCGTCCGGGGCGGGTTGTCATCATCAACGATCGGTCGGCGGAGATCGGTGGGGCCTCGAACCTGTCCTGCCTTGCTGCGCGAATGTTGCGTGAGGCCGGTGTGCCGGTAACCTTTTTTGCGGGCGATGAGCCCGCCGGAACTGCAGAGCCTGAAACGATTCACGTCAATGGAAAACCGCTCGTCGAGCAGGGGCGTTTGTCCGCCCTGGCTGGCGGACTTTATAACCGGAACGCCTATAAAATCCTAAGCGGCTGGATCGCCCGGCACGACAGACCTTCGACCATTTATCACGTTCATGGATGGTCGAAGATCCTTTCGCCATCCACTTTCAAGGCGCTCATACCGGTGCGCGAGCGGGTGGTGCTACACGCGCACGATTATTTTCTCGCCTGTCCGAATGGCGGCTTCATAAATTATCCGGCGTCGTCCATCTGCACCCTCGACCCCATGTCGTTGCGTTGTCTCACGACCCAATGCGACAAGCGCGGCTACCATCAGAAGGCCTGGCGCTCCACGCGGCACTTTCTGCTGCAACGCTTCTTTGCGTTGAGCAGTAGGCCCGCCAATATCGTGCTCGTGCATGAGCAGATGCGCGGCTTCTTCAAACGTGCAGGAGTTGAAGACAGCCGCATGGTGACCATTCGCAACCCGGTTGCGCCTTTTCTGTCCTCCAACACCCGGCCCCATATACAGCGCGATTTCTTCTTCATCGGGCGGCTGGAGTCGGAGAAGGGTTTTGAAGACGCCGCACGAGCAGCGCGTCTGGCCGGCGTTCCCCTTCATGTGATCGGAGAGGGGGCTGGCCGAGCGCTTCTCGAGGAACGCTATCCGGAGGTGATGCTTCATGGATGGTGCAACCGCGCACAGATCGCCGACCGGCTGCGCCAAGCGCGATGTGTCATTGTCTCGTCACGGGTACCCGAGCCATTTGGCCTTGCTGCGCTCGAGGCGGTGGGCAGCGGCATCCCAGTCGTGCTGCCGTCCCATGCATTGCTGGCTGCCGAACTGACCGAAGCAGGTGCTGCATTCACATTCCCCACGGGTGGCATCGAGGCGTTGGCCGCAAAATTGCGTCGGTTGGCTGGTGATGATGACCTGGTCGCGGAGATGAGTGAAAACGCCCGTGTATGCGCTCCCCATTTCGCCAACACGACACAGAGTTGGCTTTCGGCGCTGCTGGATCTCTATGCAGACATTCTGGATGGCGCGATCACGGCACGGGCACCCACGCAAGGGCGACGCGAAGGAACCGGCAACCAGGTGTTCGGCGCCGGCGGGACCAAATCGGAAACCGGGGCTGATCCTAATGCTTTTGGCCACGCAGCCAGCCAGTCAAATGACGCCGGTTAG